The Aureitalea marina genome includes a window with the following:
- a CDS encoding lipopolysaccharide kinase InaA family protein yields MRENWVVAPEFKELNKQLRQAVAQFDQTGELIVAGDRNTIRKVEINGSWYSIKRFKIPNAFQSLVYRFLRKSKAQRSYLYGMKLLAADLGTPTPVAYLEQFGLGLKQSFYISRHLDYDLDFRVLIHKPLYPDRKKILRQFTKFTYDLHQQGIQFLDHSPGNTLIVKVGEDYHFYLIDLNRMRFGTMNLENRMRNFRRLWLSKAMIKVMAPVYAELYGESTDHIHELMLRYSGQFQKKITAKKVRRRRRRS; encoded by the coding sequence ATGCGCGAAAATTGGGTGGTGGCCCCGGAATTCAAAGAGCTCAACAAGCAGCTTAGGCAAGCCGTGGCTCAGTTTGACCAGACAGGGGAACTCATCGTGGCGGGAGACCGCAACACCATCCGAAAAGTAGAGATAAACGGAAGTTGGTATTCCATCAAACGCTTTAAGATACCCAATGCCTTTCAATCCCTGGTTTATCGCTTTCTGCGCAAGTCCAAGGCGCAACGTTCTTATCTCTACGGAATGAAACTCCTGGCTGCCGATCTGGGTACACCAACCCCGGTAGCTTATTTGGAGCAATTCGGTCTCGGTCTGAAGCAGAGCTTTTACATCAGCCGTCATTTGGACTATGATCTGGATTTCAGGGTGCTGATCCACAAACCGCTCTATCCGGATCGAAAGAAGATCCTGCGGCAGTTTACAAAGTTCACCTACGACCTTCACCAACAAGGCATTCAATTCCTGGATCATTCTCCTGGGAATACGCTCATCGTTAAAGTTGGGGAAGACTATCATTTCTATCTGATCGACCTGAACCGCATGCGATTTGGAACCATGAACCTGGAAAACAGGATGAGAAATTTCCGGAGGCTCTGGCTGTCCAAAGCAATGATCAAGGTGATGGCTCCTGTCTATGCTGAATTGTATGGCGAATCAACAGACCACATTCACGAGCTTATGCTCAGGTACAGTGGCCAATTTCAGAAGAAGATCACTGCGAAAAAGGTCAGAAGGCGCAGAAGAAGAAGTTAA